In the genome of Cupriavidus taiwanensis, one region contains:
- the dctA gene encoding C4-dicarboxylate transporter DctA, which produces MFKQLKKLHIQVLLGFAVGALIGIVYPSFGVQLLPLAEGFIKLIKMMLAPIVFCFVVTGILHAGDLKTAGRVALKTIIYFEIVTTIALLIGVFITYVLKPGVGMNIDVSTLDPKSIQTFVENASHVSDVKSFLLNIIPSTFLSAFAKGDILQVLLIAVLFGCALQVAGEKGRMVGQLMDSLSEVLFRVVGFIVRLSPLGVAGAMAFTVGKFGFTTIQQLGQLVLTYYAACALFLFLVLGLVMRLSGLSLFKFIAYLKSEVLIALGSSSSDAVMPLVMAKLRHLGVKETTVGLVIPTGYSFNLDGFSIWLTCAVIFIAQATNTPLEGGTLALILLVSLLTSKGAHGIPGSATVVLAATLTAIPAIPVLGVALILSVDKLMGFFRVALNLIGNCVGAVAIAAWEGHLDLSKARKVLEGDDAFVSENNEEMPVLRNIS; this is translated from the coding sequence GTGTTTAAGCAACTAAAGAAGTTACATATCCAGGTTCTCTTGGGATTTGCAGTTGGCGCGCTTATTGGCATCGTGTACCCATCCTTCGGGGTACAACTGCTACCGCTGGCAGAAGGCTTCATCAAGCTCATCAAGATGATGCTTGCGCCCATTGTGTTCTGTTTTGTCGTAACCGGGATTCTGCACGCAGGGGATCTAAAGACCGCGGGACGTGTAGCGCTCAAGACAATTATCTATTTTGAAATTGTCACAACAATTGCGCTACTGATTGGGGTTTTCATCACGTACGTTTTGAAACCTGGCGTGGGTATGAATATCGACGTGTCCACTTTGGATCCGAAGTCGATACAAACCTTCGTTGAGAATGCCTCTCACGTTTCGGACGTAAAGAGCTTTCTGCTGAACATCATTCCCTCCACTTTCCTTTCGGCTTTTGCGAAGGGCGACATTCTGCAGGTGCTTTTGATTGCAGTCCTGTTCGGCTGCGCGCTTCAGGTCGCCGGTGAAAAAGGAAGGATGGTTGGTCAACTGATGGACAGCCTCTCCGAAGTCCTTTTTCGTGTCGTTGGCTTCATTGTTCGTCTGTCGCCGCTTGGCGTTGCAGGGGCGATGGCATTCACGGTAGGAAAATTCGGCTTCACGACGATTCAACAGCTCGGTCAGCTAGTCCTGACGTACTATGCAGCGTGCGCACTCTTCCTCTTCCTGGTCTTGGGCCTGGTGATGCGCCTTTCCGGCCTCAGCTTGTTCAAGTTCATCGCATACCTGAAGAGCGAAGTGCTCATTGCCCTGGGCTCCAGTTCGTCCGATGCTGTGATGCCGCTTGTGATGGCAAAGCTTCGCCACCTCGGCGTGAAGGAAACGACGGTTGGACTCGTTATTCCAACGGGATATTCGTTTAACCTCGACGGTTTTTCGATTTGGCTGACGTGCGCCGTTATTTTCATCGCGCAGGCGACCAACACGCCGTTGGAAGGCGGCACCCTGGCTCTGATTCTTCTTGTTTCCCTGTTGACGTCCAAGGGCGCGCATGGAATCCCAGGGTCAGCGACCGTCGTGCTCGCAGCAACGTTGACTGCCATCCCTGCAATCCCCGTACTGGGCGTGGCGCTGATCTTGTCGGTGGACAAGCTAATGGGCTTCTTCCGGGTGGCACTTAACCTGATCGGCAACTGCGTAGGGGCAGTAGCCATTGCTGCATGGGAAGGCCACCTCGACCTTTCGAAAGCACGCAAGGTCTTGGAAGGGGATGACGCATTCGTAAGCGAGAACAACGAAGAGATGCCAGTCTTAAGGAACATCTCCTGA